The following nucleotide sequence is from Deltaproteobacteria bacterium.
ATTTTTTTACTTGCCAAAGCATCCGACCTCGCATAGAAGCGGACTTCCCGAATGCGGAGAGGTGGCCGAGTCTGGTTTAAGGCGCACGCCTGGAAAGTGTGTGTATCTTAACGGGTACCGGAGGTTCAAATCCTCTCCTCTCCGCCATTTTTTTCCGGAACACGCGGGAAGCCAGGTGGCGAAAACGCTGCCAACCCCGTCAGATCCGAAAGGAAGCAGCGGTAACAGTTGTTTCCGGGTACCTGGCTTCCCTGGCAGGAGCGAAACTTTTCGTTCCTGCCTTTTTTATTGCCCCGCCTGAATTTCAGTCATCCATTCCGCGCCAGCTCGAAAACTCCTCCCATTGCAATTCAAACTTTCTGTTTCCAACTCCGAACCGTTCTGGCGTATGCAACGATCCCACGATTGGAGCTGTTGCGGAAATTTTTCGTTTCCCGCCGGGGCCAGGACCAAGCCCACCAGAATGCGGACGCCCTGGAGTGCCCGCGATTCGCGGAGGCTGCGGCCACATATGGCCGACAAGGGCCACCGCGCAGGCCGATTTTTGACCCGCCCAGGGGCACCGCCTGGAAAACTAAAAATTTTCCTGCTCGCCGCCCGCTTGCCCGAATCACGGACCATTGATAATCACACCCAGACCACGGTTCTTTGTGACGCCCTGGCCCACGAAATCACGGGTGCCGGCCACGCCACGAAATTCCGGAAAGCGAATCGGACCAGTCACCACAAAGCCGGCGAACGTCGCCCATGAATGGCCGAAAACTCCAACAGATGGAGACGTGCATGGACCCAGACGACATCCCCTGCCCATTCTGTGGCGGACCAGCCCGGATCACCGGCAGGTGAGCCGGAGCCCGTATCACGTGCAGGTGCTGCGCGTGCGACGTGCTGGCGGCACACTACCGTGACGCCATCGAGGAATACAAAGAGAGGCTTTGCGACGGGATTGGCCAAGAGGCCCCCGGAGAAAATACACTTGTTCCCAAAACTTCATCCCAAGGAAACCGATCATGAAACGAATCCTCTCCGTGGCAGTTGTGTTTTTCGCCCTTGTCGGCTCAGCCCTGGCTTCCACGCCAGAAACGGCCCAATGCCTGCTGACCCTGGGTAACAAACTGTATGTGCTCGAGAAAAACCTCGAGACCAAGGGCGCGCTGGCGGCGATCATTGCCGATCCGGCTCTCGACGTGAATCCGACGGAACTTTTTGGACTGTCCGAAGGGCAGATCGCGACGTATCGACCCACGGCTTTTGGCGCCGACGCCGATGTCGCCGCGCTGGGCATGGACCTGACCGCCCCCCTGTATGTCATCCTCGGCCAGGACGCCGAAGCGGTCTGGGCCATGAACGTGGCCGTGGTCAAGGCGGCTCCGGAACTGATTCATGCCGTCATGAAAGGCCAGACCGCCGTTGTCGGCGCGACCTACGACCCCAAAACCGGCTGCGTGACCATTCTTGGCGGTCATCCGGATCTGCCGGTCCTGGCTGGCCAACATATTCTCGGGATCAAGGATGCCCAGCCGGCACCAGAAACTCCGGCGGCAGCAAATACGGCAGTTGAAGCCGTTTCCGCTGAACAAACCCCGTCAAACGAAGCGGAAAAAACCGAAACCCTGGACGCCGAGAAGCCCAAGGCCGAACCAGCCGAAGCCGAGGACATCGAAGCGGCTCACGCCAAGCCAGCCGACGCCCACGCCACGCCAGAAGCCGGCCACGAAGCCACCAGCGAAAGCGGTGGCTCCGGTCCCGTGGTCATTATTCTCTTCATCATTGCCCTGATCGGCACGGTCATTTTCATGGACAAGACCGTGCTCAAGCCCTAGCACGCATTCGGTCAAAACCGTGCCCGCCCGGTTTGGTCCGGGCGGGCACGGAATTCCCCCATGCGCCCGCGCGTTCACCCATCGCCGTCCACAAATAAGAACATCATGCCCCTACTTCCGGACATCCTCGATCTTACCCAAAGCCTGATCCGTATCCCGTCCGCGCACTCCAGGCCATCCGAAATCATGCGTTGCGCGGATTTCATCATGAATTGGTGCGCGCTAAACGGTCTGCACGCCCATAAAATCATCCAAAACGACACCCCGTCGATTTTGGTGCTGCCCGACGAACCAGTCCGTCTGCTGCTCATGACCCATTTTGACGTGGTCGAGGCGCCGGAAGAGCTCTTCACGCCACGCCTGGATGGAGACCGGCTTTTCGGACGGGGAGCCCTCGACGACAAATACGCGGTGGCTCTTTCCCTGATTATTTTCCGAAACCGACTACAGGCGCTCGCGGCCACCGGAAAAACCCAGAGCGACATGGCCCTGGGGCTTCTTATGACCGGAGACGAGGAAACTGGCGGGGAAAATGGAGCCGGGCACGCCCTGAAAATGATCCGGGCCGATCATGCCCTGGCCCTGGATGGAGGAAGCCCGGAGCGTATCGTCATCCGGGAAAAAGGCGTGATCGATATCCGTCTGACGGCCACGGGCACGGCCGCGCACGGAGCCAGGCCATGGTTGGGCCGTAACGCCATCGACATCATCCTGGACGACTGTGCCCGTCTGCGCGCCCTGTTCCCGAATCATGACGATCATGACGTGGACCACTGGCACCGGACGATCAACCTTGGACGCATCCAGGGAGGCGCGTCGATCAACCAGGTACCGGGCACGGCCCAGGCCTGGTTCAACATCCGCTATACAGAAAACGATGATCCCCAGGCCCTTGTCGCGGCCATGGCCGACCGGGTTTCCAGCACCCTGGACGTTTTGAGCGTGATTCCCGTTTTCGCGGCACCGCCCTCGACCCTCACGGACAGCCTGCTCCGTCTTTCCCCAGGAACAGTTCTCACCAAGGAACACGGGGCATCCGATGCCCGCTACCTCATGGATCACGGCATTCACGGCGCCATCTGGGGCGCGCAGGGCTTTGGCTCGGCGCACGGTACCGAGGAATGCGTGTCCATCCCCTCGATCGGGCACATCGCCCGGGTCATCGATGCCCTGGCGCACGAAGTGGAACAGCCCTAGCCTTCGGAAGCGTTGATGACCGTAATTTGG
It contains:
- a CDS encoding M20 family peptidase gives rise to the protein MPLLPDILDLTQSLIRIPSAHSRPSEIMRCADFIMNWCALNGLHAHKIIQNDTPSILVLPDEPVRLLLMTHFDVVEAPEELFTPRLDGDRLFGRGALDDKYAVALSLIIFRNRLQALAATGKTQSDMALGLLMTGDEETGGENGAGHALKMIRADHALALDGGSPERIVIREKGVIDIRLTATGTAAHGARPWLGRNAIDIILDDCARLRALFPNHDDHDVDHWHRTINLGRIQGGASINQVPGTAQAWFNIRYTENDDPQALVAAMADRVSSTLDVLSVIPVFAAPPSTLTDSLLRLSPGTVLTKEHGASDARYLMDHGIHGAIWGAQGFGSAHGTEECVSIPSIGHIARVIDALAHEVEQP